One region of Haloprofundus salilacus genomic DNA includes:
- a CDS encoding DUF302 domain-containing protein — MTRDDPSTSERTATTDDAVNTEAVDTHRTRGDRFDRRNFLRLLGVGAATTGLTASVPVASAKQVNGGSSESQSTSRYVAALVAGSPPQSEETSETLDVRRRVIRYVVGTTTRPVVTEGDGASLDSRIADCVDSDPIRIESDGTVSVTFSVAEGCVQTLSLVVYELSEAGLALSLEDGFLLDSDTGTFESGEHSLTAVLRGERVVPGFETVESDDSFDATVDRLTSAIEDGPFTLVTTVDHAQSAADEDLELRPTTLLVFGNPAVGTRLMQEAQTVGIDLPQKLLVWEDAVGQVHVGYNRPTYLAARHGITGQAETLDQIVQALRGLATGESA, encoded by the coding sequence ATGACCCGCGACGACCCATCGACGAGCGAACGCACCGCGACCACCGACGACGCTGTCAACACGGAAGCTGTCGATACGCACAGGACACGCGGCGACCGGTTCGACCGCCGAAACTTTCTCCGTCTCCTCGGTGTCGGGGCGGCGACGACCGGACTCACCGCGAGCGTCCCAGTCGCGAGCGCCAAGCAAGTCAACGGGGGGAGTTCCGAGAGCCAGTCGACGAGTAGATACGTCGCTGCCCTCGTCGCCGGGTCGCCGCCGCAGTCCGAGGAGACGTCGGAAACGCTCGACGTCCGACGGAGAGTCATCAGATACGTCGTCGGCACGACGACCCGGCCGGTTGTCACCGAAGGGGACGGAGCGTCACTCGACTCCCGCATCGCCGATTGCGTCGACAGCGACCCTATCCGCATCGAGTCAGACGGCACTGTCTCGGTGACGTTCTCCGTCGCCGAAGGCTGCGTACAGACGCTCTCGCTCGTCGTCTACGAACTCTCCGAAGCGGGCCTCGCACTCTCGCTCGAAGACGGCTTTCTGCTCGACTCCGACACCGGGACGTTCGAGTCGGGCGAGCACAGCCTCACCGCCGTACTGCGCGGCGAGCGGGTCGTCCCGGGTTTCGAAACCGTCGAGAGCGACGACTCGTTCGACGCGACGGTCGACCGCCTGACGAGTGCCATCGAGGACGGCCCGTTCACGCTCGTGACGACCGTCGACCACGCCCAGAGCGCTGCAGACGAGGACCTCGAGCTCCGTCCGACGACGCTCCTCGTCTTCGGGAACCCGGCCGTCGGCACGCGGCTTATGCAGGAAGCGCAGACCGTCGGCATCGACCTCCCGCAGAAACTGCTCGTCTGGGAGGACGCCGTCGGGCAGGTACACGTCGGCTACAACCGTCCGACCTACCTCGCCGCTCGCCACGGTATCACCGGACAGGCGGAGACGCTCGACCAAATCGTGCAGGCGCTTCGGGGCTTGGCGACCGGGGAGTCGGCGTAG
- a CDS encoding 50S ribosomal protein L1 — protein sequence MADDSIVQAVSRALDEAPARNFSETVDLAVNLRDLDLNDPSNRVDESIVLPSGTGQDTHIVVFATGETALRAEDVADDVLDGNDLEELGDDSDAAKDLADETDFFVAEANMMQDIGRYLGTVLGPRGKMPTPLQPDDDVVEVVNRMKNTVQLRSRDRRTFHTRVGADSMSADEIADNIDVIVRRLEADLEKGPLNIDSIYVKTTMGPSVEVGA from the coding sequence ATGGCAGACGACTCTATCGTACAAGCGGTCTCTCGCGCGCTCGACGAGGCACCGGCTCGCAACTTCAGCGAGACGGTCGACCTCGCCGTTAACCTGCGCGACCTAGACCTCAACGACCCATCGAATCGTGTAGACGAGAGTATCGTCCTTCCGTCCGGCACCGGCCAGGACACCCATATCGTGGTGTTCGCCACGGGAGAGACGGCGCTCCGCGCCGAGGACGTCGCAGACGACGTCCTCGACGGAAACGACCTCGAAGAACTCGGTGACGACTCCGACGCCGCCAAGGACTTGGCGGACGAGACGGACTTCTTCGTCGCCGAAGCCAACATGATGCAGGACATCGGCCGTTACCTCGGTACCGTGCTCGGTCCCCGAGGGAAGATGCCGACGCCGCTGCAGCCCGACGACGACGTCGTCGAGGTCGTCAATCGAATGAAGAACACGGTCCAGCTTCGGAGCCGCGACCGGCGCACGTTCCACACGCGCGTCGGCGCGGACAGCATGTCCGCCGACGAAATCGCGGACAACATCGACGTCATCGTGCGTCGCCTCGAAGCGGACCTCGAGAAAGGCCCACTCAACATCGACAGCATCTACGTGAAGACCACCATGGGCCCCTCCGTTGAGGTGGGCGCATGA
- a CDS encoding 50S ribosomal protein L10 — MSESESVRKTETIPQWKQTEVDELVDFVENHASVGVVGVTGIPSRQLQNMRRELHGSAAVRMSRNTLLVRALEQVDSGYEDLVEHIEGQVALVGTNDNPFGLYKQLEASKTPAPINAGEIAPNDIVIPEGDTGVDPGPFVGELQQVGAQARIMDGSIKVTEDSTVLEAGEEVSADLANVLSELGIEPKEVGLDLRAVYSEGTLFDPEDLDIDVDEYRADIQSAVSAATNLSVNAVYPTTQTAPLLIAKATSEAKAVGISAAIAEPELVPDLVAKADAQLRALAAQIDDEEALPEELRGVEAPAAPAEESADEEPTDEEDADAEQAAEEDADDDEDDDGGDALGAMFG; from the coding sequence ATGAGCGAGAGCGAATCCGTCCGCAAGACGGAGACCATTCCGCAGTGGAAGCAGACGGAGGTCGACGAACTCGTCGACTTCGTCGAGAACCACGCGTCGGTCGGCGTCGTCGGCGTTACCGGCATCCCCAGCCGACAGTTGCAGAACATGCGGCGGGAGCTTCACGGTAGCGCGGCCGTCCGGATGAGCCGCAACACGCTGCTCGTCCGGGCGCTCGAACAGGTCGACAGCGGCTACGAGGACCTCGTCGAACACATCGAGGGGCAGGTCGCGCTCGTCGGGACGAACGACAACCCGTTCGGGCTGTACAAACAGCTCGAAGCGTCGAAGACACCCGCCCCCATCAACGCGGGCGAGATCGCGCCCAATGACATCGTCATCCCCGAGGGCGACACCGGCGTCGACCCGGGTCCGTTCGTCGGCGAACTCCAGCAGGTGGGCGCGCAAGCGCGCATCATGGACGGCTCGATCAAGGTGACCGAGGACTCCACCGTTCTCGAAGCCGGCGAGGAAGTCAGCGCCGACCTCGCGAACGTGCTGAGCGAACTCGGTATCGAGCCAAAAGAGGTCGGTCTCGACCTGCGCGCAGTCTACTCCGAGGGCACGCTGTTCGACCCCGAGGACCTCGACATCGACGTTGACGAGTACCGCGCGGACATCCAGTCCGCCGTCTCGGCAGCGACGAACCTCTCGGTCAACGCCGTCTACCCGACGACGCAGACCGCGCCGCTGCTCATCGCAAAAGCGACGAGCGAGGCGAAGGCCGTCGGCATCAGCGCCGCCATCGCCGAACCGGAGCTCGTTCCGGACCTCGTCGCGAAGGCGGACGCGCAACTCCGCGCGCTCGCGGCGCAGATCGACGACGAAGAGGCGCTCCCGGAGGAGCTTCGCGGCGTGGAAGCGCCCGCGGCGCCCGCCGAGGAGTCCGCGGACGAGGAACCGACTGACGAAGAAGACGCAGACGCCGAACAGGCGGCCGAGGAAGACGCCGACGACGACGAAGACGACGACGGCGGCGACGCGCTCGGCGCGATGTTCGGCTAA
- the rpl12p gene encoding 50S ribosomal protein P1 has translation MEYVYAALILNETDEEINEDNVTAVLEAAGVDVEESRVKALVAALEDVDIEDAIETAAAAPAAAPAGGAASSEELDTVDEDEAEEAEEAEAEEDEEDEEASGEGLGNLFG, from the coding sequence ATGGAATACGTTTACGCAGCTCTCATCCTGAACGAAACGGACGAAGAAATCAACGAGGACAACGTCACCGCGGTGCTCGAAGCCGCCGGCGTCGACGTCGAGGAATCCCGCGTCAAGGCGCTCGTCGCCGCGCTGGAAGACGTCGACATCGAGGACGCCATCGAGACGGCCGCCGCGGCACCCGCCGCCGCGCCCGCCGGTGGCGCCGCCAGCAGCGAAGAACTCGACACCGTCGACGAGGACGAGGCCGAGGAAGCCGAAGAAGCAGAAGCCGAAGAAGACGAGGAAGACGAAGAGGCCTCCGGCGAGGGTCTCGGCAACCTGTTCGGTTAA
- a CDS encoding tripartite tricarboxylate transporter permease, protein MDPLSVRPTFALALGVPDPAITATALPGHRLVVAGRGREALRLSALGSVLAVALAVPLALPVTWLMTEAYPTVREHLPVVLLVVVLSLLVTKSSRRSALAGAFCFALAALLGVSTLGLDPNAPLALGGMLAPLFSGLFGAPVLLDAFDGAGVPPQDDATLTLSGREIGWTAGAGSLAGAFVGYLPGVSAAVASVLSLPLVPNTGGEGARGFLVASSGANTSNTVFALFALVALGTPRTGVMVALDDGGGGVGSGALPALLAATAVAALVGFVLVLVVGDRYLRVVGRANYAVVSVTVLALLVALSWLFAGPVGVGVFLVASLVGLVPVRLRTRRVHLMGVLVGPLILGV, encoded by the coding sequence ATGGACCCGCTTTCGGTTCGGCCGACGTTCGCGCTCGCGCTCGGCGTCCCCGACCCGGCGATAACGGCGACGGCGCTTCCCGGCCACCGTCTCGTCGTCGCCGGGCGCGGCCGGGAGGCGCTCAGGCTCTCCGCACTCGGGAGCGTGCTCGCCGTCGCGCTGGCGGTTCCGCTCGCCCTCCCGGTGACGTGGCTGATGACGGAGGCGTATCCAACGGTCCGAGAACACCTTCCTGTCGTCCTTCTGGTCGTCGTCCTGTCGCTGCTGGTCACCAAGTCTTCGCGGCGCTCCGCGCTCGCGGGCGCGTTCTGTTTCGCGCTAGCGGCCCTCCTCGGCGTCTCGACGCTCGGTTTGGACCCGAACGCGCCACTAGCACTCGGCGGAATGCTCGCGCCGCTGTTCTCTGGCCTGTTCGGCGCGCCGGTGCTACTCGACGCGTTCGACGGCGCCGGCGTCCCGCCTCAGGACGACGCGACGTTGACGCTCTCGGGTCGGGAGATCGGGTGGACCGCGGGGGCGGGGTCGCTCGCGGGCGCTTTCGTCGGCTACTTGCCGGGTGTGTCGGCGGCCGTCGCATCGGTGCTCTCGCTGCCGCTCGTGCCGAACACCGGCGGTGAAGGAGCGCGCGGCTTTCTCGTCGCGTCGAGCGGTGCCAATACGTCGAACACGGTGTTCGCCCTCTTCGCGCTCGTCGCGCTCGGCACGCCGCGAACCGGGGTGATGGTCGCGCTCGACGACGGCGGGGGTGGCGTCGGTTCGGGCGCGCTGCCCGCGCTGCTCGCGGCTACTGCCGTCGCTGCACTCGTCGGATTCGTCCTCGTCCTGGTCGTCGGTGACCGCTACCTCCGCGTCGTCGGGCGGGCGAACTACGCCGTCGTCTCGGTGACGGTGCTCGCGCTGTTGGTCGCACTCTCGTGGTTGTTCGCCGGCCCGGTCGGCGTCGGCGTGTTCCTCGTCGCGTCGCTCGTCGGTCTCGTTCCAGTTCGACTGCGAACCCGGCGCGTCCACCTGATGGGCGTGCTCGTCGGTCCGCTGATTCTGGGAGTCTGA
- a CDS encoding HVO_2753 family zinc finger protein, whose product MSQTDQRQERQCVSCGINIAGMSAASFKCPDCGLTIYRCAKCRKQSNLYECPDCGFMGP is encoded by the coding sequence ATGAGCCAGACGGACCAGCGACAGGAGCGCCAGTGTGTCTCCTGCGGTATCAACATCGCCGGGATGAGCGCGGCGTCGTTCAAATGCCCGGACTGCGGGTTGACCATCTACCGGTGCGCGAAGTGTCGCAAGCAGAGCAACCTCTACGAGTGCCCGGACTGCGGGTTCATGGGGCCGTAA
- a CDS encoding elongation factor 1-beta, with protein sequence MGKVAAKMKVMPQSPEIDLDELQERLEDALPEGGKINGFERDEVAFGLVALLPTVIVPDDAGGTEAIEEAFTNVDGVESVAVENVGRI encoded by the coding sequence ATGGGGAAAGTCGCCGCCAAGATGAAAGTGATGCCGCAGAGCCCCGAAATCGACCTCGACGAACTGCAGGAGCGTCTCGAGGACGCGCTGCCCGAGGGCGGGAAGATCAACGGCTTCGAGCGCGACGAAGTCGCGTTCGGACTCGTCGCCCTCCTGCCGACGGTCATCGTCCCCGACGATGCCGGCGGCACAGAAGCCATCGAGGAGGCGTTCACGAACGTCGACGGCGTCGAGAGCGTCGCCGTCGAGAACGTCGGTCGCATCTAA
- a CDS encoding cystathionine gamma-synthase translates to MDDRSEPRIETRAIHDGQQPDPETGALMTPIYANSTYEQDAPGEHRGYEYSRTGNPTRTALEENLASLEGGAYGRCFSSGMGSINTVMNLLESGDHVVTGDDVYGGTHRIFTQVYEQYDVEFDFVDTTDHDAVADAMRPETKLLWVETPTNPLMRVNDIAALADIAHDNDALCAVDNTFATPYLQRPLEHGADVVSHSLTKYLGGHSDVVGGALVTDDEELDERFGFYQNSVGATPGPFDCFLVLRGTKTLPVRMDRHCDNARELAQWLDDHEAVDHVYYPGLDAHPQHDVAAAQMDDFGGMLSFEFDGTLDQASAVVSNTEVFTLAESLGGVESLIEQPSPMTHAAIPREERVAAGLTDSLIRVSVGIEHVDDQKADLQQAFDAALD, encoded by the coding sequence ATGGACGACCGTTCGGAGCCACGAATCGAGACGCGCGCCATCCACGACGGACAGCAACCGGACCCCGAGACGGGAGCGCTGATGACGCCTATCTACGCCAACTCCACGTACGAACAGGACGCGCCGGGCGAGCACCGCGGCTACGAGTACTCGCGGACGGGCAACCCGACGCGGACGGCCTTAGAGGAGAACCTCGCCAGCCTCGAAGGCGGCGCGTACGGGCGATGTTTCTCTTCGGGGATGGGGTCGATAAACACCGTGATGAACCTGCTCGAATCCGGCGACCACGTTGTCACCGGCGACGACGTCTACGGTGGCACCCACCGTATCTTCACGCAGGTGTACGAGCAGTACGACGTCGAGTTCGACTTCGTCGACACCACCGACCACGACGCCGTCGCCGACGCGATGCGCCCGGAGACGAAGCTCCTGTGGGTCGAGACGCCGACGAACCCGCTCATGCGCGTCAACGACATCGCCGCGCTCGCCGATATCGCCCACGACAACGACGCACTCTGCGCGGTCGACAACACGTTCGCGACGCCGTACCTCCAGCGCCCGCTCGAACACGGCGCCGACGTCGTCAGCCACTCGCTGACGAAGTACCTCGGCGGGCACTCCGACGTGGTCGGCGGCGCACTCGTCACCGACGACGAGGAACTGGACGAGCGGTTCGGCTTCTACCAGAACAGCGTCGGCGCGACGCCGGGCCCGTTCGACTGCTTCCTCGTCCTCCGAGGGACGAAGACGCTCCCCGTCCGGATGGACCGTCACTGCGACAACGCCCGCGAACTCGCGCAGTGGCTCGACGACCACGAGGCGGTCGACCACGTCTACTACCCCGGACTCGACGCCCACCCGCAGCACGACGTCGCCGCCGCGCAGATGGACGACTTCGGTGGGATGCTCAGCTTCGAGTTCGACGGCACGCTCGACCAGGCCAGCGCCGTCGTCTCGAACACCGAGGTGTTCACGCTCGCGGAGAGTCTCGGCGGCGTCGAGAGCCTCATCGAACAGCCCTCACCCATGACCCACGCGGCGATTCCGCGCGAGGAGCGCGTCGCGGCCGGTCTCACGGATAGCCTCATCCGCGTCAGCGTCGGCATCGAGCACGTCGACGACCAGAAGGCGGACCTCCAACAGGCGTTCGACGCGGCGCTCGACTGA
- a CDS encoding 50S ribosomal protein L21e → MPSSNGPLKGSTRGKLTNHPRERGTSPPQRAIQEFEVGQKVHLNIDPSVRKGRFHPRFNGHTGEVLGKQGRAFKVEINDGGKAKTVITRPAHLRAQK, encoded by the coding sequence ATGCCGAGTTCGAACGGTCCACTCAAGGGAAGCACGAGAGGCAAACTGACGAATCATCCGCGAGAGCGCGGGACATCCCCGCCACAGCGCGCGATCCAGGAGTTCGAGGTCGGACAGAAAGTCCACCTCAACATCGACCCGAGCGTCCGTAAAGGGCGTTTCCACCCGCGTTTCAACGGCCACACCGGCGAGGTTCTGGGTAAACAGGGCCGCGCGTTCAAGGTCGAAATCAACGACGGCGGTAAGGCCAAGACGGTCATCACGCGCCCGGCGCACCTCCGCGCGCAGAAGTAG
- a CDS encoding RNA polymerase Rpb4 family protein, translating into MTIFKEKLDEENLTISEVKPLLQEVEAERAADEERELRYELARSIEHVNRFAVLDPEESRELVEELLEVEKVDEQTAFKITDLLPQDRNELRAVYAQQRYALSGDELDEILDIVAKYA; encoded by the coding sequence ATGACGATATTCAAAGAGAAGCTCGACGAGGAGAACCTCACCATCTCGGAGGTAAAGCCGCTGCTGCAGGAGGTCGAAGCAGAGCGCGCGGCCGACGAAGAGCGCGAGCTTCGCTACGAGTTGGCGCGCTCCATTGAGCACGTCAACCGGTTCGCCGTGCTCGATCCCGAGGAGTCGCGCGAACTCGTCGAAGAGCTGCTCGAGGTGGAGAAGGTCGACGAACAGACCGCGTTTAAAATCACCGACCTCCTCCCGCAGGACCGCAACGAACTCCGCGCCGTCTACGCACAGCAGCGCTACGCGCTCTCGGGCGACGAACTCGACGAGATTCTCGATATCGTCGCCAAGTACGCGTAG
- a CDS encoding DUF655 domain-containing protein, with protein MAGSERGDDEAESQPQYAVVLDYLPYGRPDDDRPRYQKQPIAYALGEEQFRLVELTFDDDADVGIGDRVVIEPNAAREHIQRIRTVDYDELSNSAINELEYVVADVIDADEERFVTFYNDAQPITIRLHQLDLLPGIGKTLRNNILEQRKRKTFEDFEDLQERVSGLHRPKEVLAERIIEELRDEDLKYKTFVRRSADG; from the coding sequence ATGGCTGGTTCAGAACGCGGTGACGACGAGGCGGAGAGTCAACCGCAGTACGCAGTCGTCCTCGACTATCTCCCGTACGGGAGGCCGGACGACGACCGGCCGCGGTACCAGAAGCAACCGATAGCGTACGCGCTCGGCGAGGAGCAGTTCCGCCTCGTCGAACTCACCTTCGACGACGACGCCGACGTGGGTATCGGAGACCGCGTCGTGATAGAACCGAACGCAGCGCGAGAGCACATCCAACGTATCCGCACCGTCGACTACGACGAGCTCTCGAACAGCGCAATCAACGAACTGGAGTACGTCGTCGCCGACGTTATCGACGCCGACGAGGAGCGTTTCGTCACCTTCTACAACGACGCCCAACCCATCACAATCCGTCTCCACCAGTTGGACCTGCTCCCCGGAATCGGCAAGACGCTCCGAAACAACATCCTCGAACAGCGCAAGCGGAAAACGTTTGAGGACTTCGAAGACCTCCAAGAGCGCGTCTCTGGTCTCCACAGGCCGAAGGAGGTGCTCGCGGAACGAATCATCGAGGAACTCCGCGACGAGGACCTCAAGTACAAGACGTTCGTCCGTCGGTCGGCCGACGGATGA
- a CDS encoding 16S ribosomal RNA methyltransferase A, giving the protein MTGSDGESHSPERRNPDALIRRAGVRGDPDHDQHFLVDDRVLDRIPDYLPEGTDTSHVLEIGGGPGALTDRLLAVADRVTVVERDPTFAAFLEREFREEIEAGKLTVVERDALDVELPEFTACVANLPYGVSSEIAFRLLPEKRPMVLMFQKEFADRMVAESGSADYGRLSVSTQHYAEAELVEPVPPTAFSPPPAVDSAIVRLTPRDPDYDVDNEQFFLDFVKAIFTQRRKTVRNSIRNTAHISGLADPNAVVDAAPEELLRKRAGKVTPREFAELAAIAAEYRGGGDG; this is encoded by the coding sequence ATGACTGGGTCGGACGGAGAGTCCCACAGCCCCGAGCGACGTAACCCGGACGCCCTGATCCGACGGGCGGGCGTCCGCGGCGACCCCGACCACGACCAACACTTTCTGGTCGACGACCGCGTGCTCGACCGCATCCCCGACTACCTCCCCGAAGGAACCGACACGAGCCACGTCCTCGAAATCGGCGGCGGTCCCGGCGCGCTGACCGACCGCCTGCTGGCCGTCGCCGACCGCGTGACCGTCGTCGAACGCGACCCGACGTTCGCGGCGTTTCTCGAACGGGAGTTCCGCGAAGAGATCGAGGCGGGCAAGTTGACGGTCGTCGAACGCGACGCGCTCGACGTCGAGTTGCCGGAGTTCACCGCGTGCGTCGCGAACCTCCCGTACGGCGTGTCGAGCGAAATCGCCTTTCGACTGCTGCCCGAGAAGCGCCCGATGGTGCTGATGTTCCAGAAGGAGTTCGCCGATCGGATGGTCGCAGAATCCGGTAGCGCCGACTATGGCCGCCTCTCAGTGAGTACCCAACACTACGCCGAGGCCGAACTCGTCGAGCCCGTACCGCCAACGGCGTTTTCGCCGCCGCCCGCCGTCGACAGCGCAATCGTTCGATTGACGCCGCGCGACCCGGACTACGACGTCGACAACGAGCAGTTCTTTCTCGACTTCGTGAAGGCCATCTTCACCCAGCGCCGCAAGACCGTCAGAAACAGCATTCGGAACACGGCGCACATCTCTGGACTCGCGGACCCCAACGCCGTCGTCGACGCCGCGCCCGAGGAACTGCTCCGAAAGCGCGCCGGGAAAGTGACGCCGAGGGAGTTCGCCGAACTCGCCGCCATCGCGGCCGAGTACCGCGGAGGTGGCGATGGATAG